Proteins encoded within one genomic window of Anopheles gambiae chromosome 3, idAnoGambNW_F1_1, whole genome shotgun sequence:
- the LOC133393430 gene encoding uncharacterized protein LOC133393430, protein MSNFISDTLARKLMTPRARVNVSVSGIGTSRQQIKGSTTAIVRSRNLQFTTPLEFLILDTPSADIPTSPINVSSWNIPDVTLADPTYHIPGKVDVVIGGDTFWELHTGRKQSLGSGLPWLVETQFGWAVAGNTTHSSQQHRVCNMATSDSPLEAILTRFWESETIFDEPALSLEEDMCERHFISTTTRDPSGRYVVRLPQNPNSNVVLGESKAIADRRLLAVERRLKSNPAMKEEYSNFMSEYERLGHMKQLTEPVDDSCEHYYLPHHAVLKESSTTTKVRVVFDASCKTSSGYSLNDKLLVGPVIQDDLFTIIVRFRSHAVALSADVEKMYRQILHDSRDTEYLRIRYRGNTAEPIQTFQLQTVT, encoded by the coding sequence ATGTCCAACTTCATTTCGGATACGTTAGCTCGGAAGCTCATGACACCTCGAGCGAGAGTTAATGTATCAGTGTCTGGCATCGGAACTTCAAGGCAGCAGATAAAGGGTTCGACCACGGCGATCGTTCGTTCAAGGAACCTTCAATTCACCACCCCATTGGAGTTTCTGATCCTGGATACACCCTCGGCGGACATTCCCACCTCACCAATCAACGTGTCTTCGTGGAACATCCCGGATGTAACGCTAGCAGACCCCACGTATCACATCCCAGGCAAGGTCGATGTGGTCATCGGTGGCGATACGTTCTGGGAGCTGCATACCGGACGTAAGCAATCTCTCGGTTCGGGTCTGCCATGGTTGGTAGAAACGCAGTTTGGATGGGCGGTAGCAGGAAATACAACGCATTCGTCTCAACAACATCGGGTGTGTAATATGGCAACGAGCGACAGTCCGTTGGAAGCCATATTGACGCGGTTCTGGGAGAGCGAGACCATCTTCGACGAGCCCGCTCTATCTCTGGAGGAAGACATGTGTGAACGTCATTTCATCTCTACTACAACCAGAGACCCATCTGGCAGGTATGTCGTACGTTTACCACAAAATCCTAATTCGAATGTCGTTTTAGGAGAATCGAAAGCAATCGCTGATCGTCGTCTCCTAGCGGTGGAACGGCGGCTCAAGTCTAACCCTGCAATGAAGGAGGAGTATAGTAATTTCATGTCGGAGTATGAGCGCTTAGGCCACATGAAACAACTCACCGAGCCGGTGGACGATTCGTGTGAACACTACTATCTCCCTCATCACGCGGTGCTTAAGGAATCGAGCACAACCACCAAGGTCAGGGTAGTCTTTGACGCGTCGTGCAAGACATCTTCTGGCTACTCCTTGAACGACAAACTCCTGGTTGGGCCGGTGATCCAAGACGATCTGTTCACCATCATCGTTCGTTTCCGGTCTCACGCAGTCGCACTCTCAGCAGACGTTGAGAAAATGTATCGCCAAATTCTCCACGATTCTCGCGACACTGAATACCTGCGCATTCGGTATAGAGGAAACACCGCAGAGCCGATTCAGACGTTTCAACTGCAAACGGTTACATAG